In the genome of Chrysoperla carnea chromosome 5, inChrCarn1.1, whole genome shotgun sequence, the window ATGCCATTCCTACAATATTTCCCGATAATCATGTGTCAGAAGTATGTAAACAATCAGAGGCACTGCCtgctataaatttaaatgttttttctaatatatttcaatCTGAAGATCTTAAAACatgtaatgataataaattttccaaagaatGCAAGGCAGTTCCTGAACAAAGTAAAGATTTAAACATTTCGAGAATAACTGCAATAACAGAACCGGAAGTAGATATAAAAGTATTGAAGCACAAATTAAAGTTATTAGAAGATCAGGTACAACAATTAAAACGAGAAAACAAAATGATTACAGACCAAGTTCAAATGGTGTTTAATAAagatcaaattcaatttttaaaaaaaggtaaaatgatGGATTGCCAATGGCAACCAGCAACCATTCAAAAAGCACTGAAACTTTATTTAATGTGTGGATCAATCGGTTACGAAGAACTAAGGAAGCAAAATTATCCACTTCCTTGTGTACGAATTTTGCAAAACCAAATACCAGATTTTAAAATTCGTGCAGCCAtgttaaaagatttatttcCTTTATTAGAATTAACAGA includes:
- the LOC123300759 gene encoding uncharacterized protein LOC123300759, whose product is MPGCAVLNCKQRSENGVRLFLLPQGSNNEERRNIWLKNLGRIDPPKHTYICAKHFTENQFENHRADGKKLLRWNAIPTIFPDNHVSEVCKQSEALPAINLNVFSNIFQSEDLKTCNDNKFSKECKAVPEQSKDLNISRITAITEPEVDIKVLKHKLKLLEDQVQQLKRENKMITDQVQMVFNKDQIQFLKKGKMMDCQWQPATIQKALKLYLMCGSIGYEELRKQNYPLPCVRILQNQIPDFKIRAAMLKDLFPLLELTDVEEDASGVFGNSSEVK